TCCTTTATAGGTGGCAGGGCTTCTTGGAAGAACGCATCATAGCCCGTCATGTGATAGTGCTGTATCTCTCTGTCCTGCAAAAAACTTCCTCCTTACGGCATCCACGTTCCTGTGAGCAGGGGAATCACCCTTGCCGTGATATTTGTAATTGGCACCGTACCTGTGTACCTGCCATCAAAACTTCTTGGATTAGTGCCTATGGGAAGGAACTCTCCTTCCGGCACAAGGAAAATGCCCCGAAGAACCGGCATCGGTCTCCCCTCACGATCTTCCGAGTAGGCCTGACCGATATATCTTCCATTTGCCTCGAACTGCAAGGTGTTCGGCTCTATCTCATAGCTTTCCCCGGCCACAGCCCCCACCTGCTTCAAAAACCTCACTCCGGGAGAAAGCCAGCCTCGCTCAAATGCCACATCCGTAATTGCTTCCGTTGGCTCAAAGACCACATAATCCCCATCCTGCAACTCCCGCAGGGGCATCCGCAGATAAAGGCCACGGGGAAGGCTGTCAGTATGGTTGTAGTAAAGCACCCGGTACTCTGCCGGGAGCCTGGGCACATAGGATAAGCACCGCCAGAGGCCAAGCACCACTACAAAAATCCCTATAACCACCATAAAACGGTGAGATTTCTTCGATGTATCTATCCACTTCAATTCCTATTCCCTCCCGACTACGCTTTATAGTCTAGTGGAAAATTTGCTTCGCAAACTCTTCGATGTTTTACTCAAGCTACAGGTGAATGAATATAGTTATTTTTAATTTGGGATGAATTTCATCCCAAATTGTTTTTTACTTTTGGGATTGACGAAAATCCCTAAAAATGAGCATAAAAAAAAGTGCCCCGTCGGACACCTTGATTATATTTTGAATCATGCTATATATTTTTTGCCCCCATCCATGGCTTTTGAACTTTCTTATCTACAGTTATCCCCTTCAGTCCATCGCTAGGAAGTCATGGTCAGTCTCCCCGAAAATGTAATTATCGGATAAGAACTTTAGAGGGCACAGAGTCATACAGCCCAACACGCAAACCAAGAAGGACGGGACTATTAGTGTTGTAGCCCTTACAGTCTCCAAGAAACTCTTTCCTTTTGCTGCTTCTCTCTTGAGTACTATCCAAAGTAACACCAGAGGAACGCAGCTAATCAGAAGCATTGCCAGCCTTAACATCCTCCCCTCCCCCAAAGAGCGAACAAACATATTTTCATACAATGTTTCCGCCGTGTCACTGGTTATGATGTAGGTAATCACAACGTACAGGCAGAGGCTCTTATGCTTGAAGTATTGATTGAACCGCTTTCGGTTATACAAAACAGTTAAAACCAAAGCAGGTATAAGGGCGACGGGTCCGACAACTATACAGCCAGCCACTATCACCAAGG
The Selenomonas sp. AB3002 DNA segment above includes these coding regions:
- a CDS encoding S26 family signal peptidase; this translates as MKWIDTSKKSHRFMVVIGIFVVVLGLWRCLSYVPRLPAEYRVLYYNHTDSLPRGLYLRMPLRELQDGDYVVFEPTEAITDVAFERGWLSPGVRFLKQVGAVAGESYEIEPNTLQFEANGRYIGQAYSEDREGRPMPVLRGIFLVPEGEFLPIGTNPRSFDGRYTGTVPITNITARVIPLLTGTWMP